The following coding sequences lie in one Alosa alosa isolate M-15738 ecotype Scorff River chromosome 21, AALO_Geno_1.1, whole genome shotgun sequence genomic window:
- the thoc3 gene encoding THO complex subunit 3 isoform X1: MASQYYQDMQENFKNNNKSREFPAHSAKVHSVAWSCDGRRLASGSFDKTASVFVLEKDRLVKENNYRGHGDSVDQLCWHPTNPDLFVTASGDKTIRIWDVRTTKCIATVSTKGENINICWSPDGQTIAVGNKDDVVTFIDAKTHRSRAEEQFKFEVNEISWNNDNDMFFLTNGSGCINILSYPELKPIQSINAHPSNCICIKFDPTGKYFATGSADALVSLWDVEELVCVRCFSRLDWPVRTLSFSHDGKMLASASEDHFIDIAEVETGEKLWEVQCESPTFTVAWHPKRPLLAYACDDKEVRLVVVGQTVLRPE, translated from the exons ATGGCGTCGCAGTACTACCAAGATATGCAAGAGAActttaaaaataacaataaaagtcGTGAATTTCCAGCTCACAGTGCTAAAGTTCATTCAGTTGCTTGGAGTTGCGATGGCAGGAGACTTGCGTCAGGATCTTTCGACAAAACAGCGAGTGTATTCGTCTTGGAGAAAGACCGGCTG GTTAAGGAAAACAACTACAGGGGTCATGGAGATAGTGTAGATCAGCTGTGCTGGCACCCGACTAACCCAGATCTGTTTGTGACGGCCTCCGGAGACAAGACCATCAGGATCTGGGATGTCAGGACCACCAAATGCATTGCAACAGTCAGCACGAAAG gtgaaaatataaacatatgtTGGAGCCCAGATGGACAGACCATCGCTGTCGGAAACAAAGATGATGTGGTCACTTTTATTGATGCAAAAACTCATCGGTCCAGAGCTGAAGAGCAGTTTAAGTTTGAGGTGAATGAAATCTCCTGGAACAATGACAACGATATGTTTTTCTTGACCAACGGAAGTGGCTGCATCAACATTTTAAG CTACCCTGAGCTCAAGCCCATCCAGTCCATCAATGCCCATCCCTCCAACTGCATCTGCATCAAGTTCGACCCCACAGGGAAGTACTTCGCCACGGGCAGCGCAGATGCCCTCGTCAGCCTATGGGATGTGGAGGAGCTAGTGTGTGTGCGGTGCTTCTCACG ACTGGACTGGCCGGTGCGAACCCTCAGCTTCAGCCACGATGGGAAGATGCTGGCCTCTGCGTCCGAGGACCACTTCATCGACATCGCTGAGGTGGAGACAG GAGAGAAGCTGTGGGAGGTGCAGTGTGAGTCCCCCACGTTCACGGTGGCCTGGCACCCCAAGCGCCCCCTGCTGGCCTACGCGTGCGACGACAAGGAGG TTCGACTAGTAGTAGTAGGACAGACCGTGCTGAGGCCAGAATAG
- the thoc3 gene encoding THO complex subunit 3 isoform X2, which produces MASQYYQDMQENFKNNNKSREFPAHSAKVHSVAWSCDGRRLASGSFDKTASVFVLEKDRLVKENNYRGHGDSVDQLCWHPTNPDLFVTASGDKTIRIWDVRTTKCIATVSTKGENINICWSPDGQTIAVGNKDDVVTFIDAKTHRSRAEEQFKFEVNEISWNNDNDMFFLTNGSGCINILSYPELKPIQSINAHPSNCICIKFDPTGKYFATGSADALVSLWDVEELVCVRCFSRLDWPVRTLSFSHDGKMLASASEDHFIDIAEVETGEKLWEVQCESPTFTVAWHPKRPLLAYACDDKEGKYDSNREAGTVKLFGLPNDS; this is translated from the exons ATGGCGTCGCAGTACTACCAAGATATGCAAGAGAActttaaaaataacaataaaagtcGTGAATTTCCAGCTCACAGTGCTAAAGTTCATTCAGTTGCTTGGAGTTGCGATGGCAGGAGACTTGCGTCAGGATCTTTCGACAAAACAGCGAGTGTATTCGTCTTGGAGAAAGACCGGCTG GTTAAGGAAAACAACTACAGGGGTCATGGAGATAGTGTAGATCAGCTGTGCTGGCACCCGACTAACCCAGATCTGTTTGTGACGGCCTCCGGAGACAAGACCATCAGGATCTGGGATGTCAGGACCACCAAATGCATTGCAACAGTCAGCACGAAAG gtgaaaatataaacatatgtTGGAGCCCAGATGGACAGACCATCGCTGTCGGAAACAAAGATGATGTGGTCACTTTTATTGATGCAAAAACTCATCGGTCCAGAGCTGAAGAGCAGTTTAAGTTTGAGGTGAATGAAATCTCCTGGAACAATGACAACGATATGTTTTTCTTGACCAACGGAAGTGGCTGCATCAACATTTTAAG CTACCCTGAGCTCAAGCCCATCCAGTCCATCAATGCCCATCCCTCCAACTGCATCTGCATCAAGTTCGACCCCACAGGGAAGTACTTCGCCACGGGCAGCGCAGATGCCCTCGTCAGCCTATGGGATGTGGAGGAGCTAGTGTGTGTGCGGTGCTTCTCACG ACTGGACTGGCCGGTGCGAACCCTCAGCTTCAGCCACGATGGGAAGATGCTGGCCTCTGCGTCCGAGGACCACTTCATCGACATCGCTGAGGTGGAGACAG GAGAGAAGCTGTGGGAGGTGCAGTGTGAGTCCCCCACGTTCACGGTGGCCTGGCACCCCAAGCGCCCCCTGCTGGCCTACGCGTGCGACGACAAGGAGGGCAAGTACGACAGCAACAGAGAAGCTGGCACTGTTAAGCTCTTTGGACTGCCCAATGACTCCTGA